The DNA window GCGCTACCTCCTCCCCACGATCAACGGGGACCGCCGCTCCTGCTTCGCCATAACCGAACCCGGGGCCGGATCGGACGCCAAAGCCATCCGCACGCGGGCGCGAAAGGAGGGGAGCCAGTGGGTCATCAACGGGGAGAAGACCTTCATCACGCACGGCCACGAAGCCGACTTCGCCATGGTGTTCGCGGTCACTGACCCCCAGCTGGGTGCCAACGGCGGGGTCACCTGCTTTCTCGTCGACCGGGAGGCGGGGTGGACCTCCGAACCCATCGACACCATGGGAGAGCGCCGACCCGCGTCACTGATCTTCGACGAGGTGCGGGTCCCGGAGGAGAACGTGCTCGGCGAGGTCGGCCAGGGGTTCGCGCTCGCCATGCGCTGGATCGGTAAGGGGCGCTACCTGCTTCCCGCACGCGCCCTGGGAGGGTGCGAACGGCTGCTCGGCAAGAGCATCGAGTACGCCAACACACGCGAGACGTTCGGCTCCCCCATCGCCGACCGGCAGGCGATCCAGTGGATGATCGCCGACTCCGAGACGGAGATCGAGGCCCTGCGGCTGCTCGTCCTGCACGCCGCGTGGCGGGCGGACCAGAGCGACGACCGCGGGTCCAGGCACTCGCAGTCCATCGCCAAGCTCTACGGCGGGGTCAAGGCCAACGAGATCGTCGACCGGGTCATGCAGATCCACGGCGGCATGGGTTACACCCGTGAGCTCCCCATCGAGCGCTGGTACCGCGACCTGCGGCTGTTGCGGATATTCGAGGGAACCGACGAGATCCAGCGCCGCACCATCGCCCGTGACCTGCTCACCGGCAACGTGGCGATCGGCTCCTCCCTGGGGTGAGGGGTCACGAGCCGAACCCGCTGGCTTCCCGACCGCTGGCCTCCCGCCCCTCCGCCGGCGCGGCCTGGCCGGCGGGTTCGGTCTCGCACACCGTGGCCGCGACCAGATAGCCCTCTCCCGCGACCCGCACCTCCCCCTCGTGGGCGGGAACGAACGCCGACCCGCCGCCACCGAGCCGCACACCGCCCGCGCGGGAGCGCAGCTCCACGTTTCCCTCCAGCACGAGAACACCCCAGGGTGTGCCGCCGGTGAGGCGGCCGTCGACAGTTCCCGGCCCCATGGCCGACAGCGCCACCTCCGGCGCCGGTGTCCGGTACTCCAGGATCCCGTCCCCCCGGGAGGGCGGAACGTAGGGAACGGGCCGTGCGGAGAAGTCCACGACACGCAGCAGTTCGGAAGGGTCGACGTGCTTCCCGGTGAGTCCGGCCCGCAGCACGTTGTCCGAGTTGGCCATCACCTCGACCGCGGTCCCTCCGAGGTAGGAGTGCACGTTTCCGGCCGGCAGGTAGAGCGCCTGGCCGCGTTCCAGTGTCACCCGCCGGAGCAGCAGGGCGGCCGCCGCACCCGCGTCACCCGGGTACCGACGCGCGAGCTCGGGGATGACGTCGGCGTGGGTTCCCCTCCCCCGCCGCTGCCATTCCCTCGTGAACGCGGTGACGAGCTCGTTCCGGTGGCCGGGCGACAGCGTCAGGAGCCGTGTCAGGGCGGCGCGGAGCCCCGAGGGAGCGTCCCCGGAAGCGAGGTCGCTTCGCAGGACCCGTGCGAGCTCACACTGGAATCCCCGCAGGTCCCCCAACACCTCCTCAGGGGCGCGGAAGCCGCACAGGGCCTCGAACCGCCCCAGCGCGAGCAGCATCTCGGGCTTGTGGCGCGGGTCCGGATAGTTGCGGTGCTCAGCGTCCGCCGGGACCCCGGCGGCCTCCTCGGCGGCGTATCCCGTACGCGCCTGCCCGGCCGTGGGGTGCGCCTGGAGGGACAGCGGCGCCTCCGCGGCGAGGACCTTCAACAGGAACGGAAGACGGCCCTCGAAGGAGCGGGCGGCCCGCTTTCCCAGCATCCGCTCCGGTTGGGCCGCGATGACACGGTCGAGGGGGACGGGACCGTCCGGGGTCCGTGCGGAGCTGGGCGCGCTGGGGTGGGCACCGACCCACAGTTCGGCCTGGGGCGTGCCGTCCGGGGGTTCACCGAGCAGCCGTGGGAGCACGGTCGTGGAACCCCACGCGTACCGGCGCACGTAGTTGTTCAACCTGTACATTCGTCCGCTTTCTCGAAAACCCCGCTCCGGGACGTCGGCTGGCACGGTCGCGACAGACGGCCTCCGGGCTTGCCGCGGACTCTCCGTGCCGGCTGCCCCCACCCACCGGTTACGCGGCTCGCCCGGCGGAGGCGGCCGCCCGGCCCCGCTCTCCACGGGCCCGGCGGCACCCCACCTCCGCCGACCGGGGGCTGACCGCAGGTGTCGTCACCAGCCCGTGCGAGGGTACTCCCGTACCCGCCGGCCCCGCGATCAAGGACCGCGTCCGCGGACCGTCCGGGTGTCTTTTCCGGTCCGGACGCACCGGTCCCACACCCGGCGGTACGACGGGGGAGCGCCATGCGGCCGCCGTTCGGCGTTCGCGGCCAGCGCGGCCCGTTGGCACACACCAGCGCCGCCGAAACGCCCTTTCTCTATATAACCGGCATAACGATCACGGCCGCCGTGTGCCACAACTACCGTTCAATGGTATTACCATTGGGTCGGTTTATGGCTCAGGTCACATTCCCCTCTCCCCGTCCTATACGCCGGAGGATCGTGTGGAACCCATGGAACCCGCCTACAGCACGGGACCGCTGCTCGCCATCACGGCAGCCGCGATCGCCCTTCTCCTCGTACTGGTGATGAAGGTCCGACTACATGCCTTCGTCTCCCTCACCCTGGTGAGCCTCCTGGTCGCCCTGGCGACCAGGGTCCCGCTGGAGGACATCGCCGACACCCTCCTCAGCGGGTTCGGAGAGACCCTGGCCAACGTCGGACTGCTCGTCGGGCTCGGGGTGATGATCGGCAGGATGCTGGAGATCACCGGCGGTGCGGCGGTCCTCTCCCAGCGGCTGATCAGCACCTTCGGCCAGCGGAGGGCGCCGCTGGCGTTGGGAGTGGCCTCCCTCGTCTTCGGGCTCCCGATATTCTTCGACGCCGGTTTCATCGTCATGCTCCCGATCGTGTTCACCGTGGCACGGCGCGTCGGCGGTTCCGTACTGCTCTACGCGCTGCCAGTGGCGGGGGCGTTCGCCATCATGCACGCCTTCGTCCCACCGCACCCCGGTCCGGTGGCAGCTGCCGGCCTCATCGGCGCGGACATGGGGACCACGATGCTCGTCGGTCTGGTCCTGGCCGTACCCACCTGGTACCTGGGCAGCTACCTCTACTCCCGCTACGCGGGGCACCGTTTCCGGATCGACCCGCCCGAGGAGGTCCCGGACGAGCAGTTCGACGCGCACCGGCCGCCGCGGCTGCTGACGGTCGTGTCCGTCCTGGTGCTTCCGATGCTGCTGATCCTCTGCAACACCGGCACCACCACCCTGGTCGAGGCCGGGACCCTCGACGGAGGAAGCCCGTGGGTCCAGGCGCTCACGCTCGTCGGCGAGACGCCGGTGGCCCTGCTCATCACGGCGATCACGGCGATGGCGATTCTGGGGTACGGACGTTACTCGCGCGGAAACGTCGAGAGGATCGTCAACGACGCCCTGGGGCCGGTGTGCGCGCTCCTGCTGATCACCGGCGCCGGCGGGATGTTCGGGGGCGTGCTGCAGGCCAGCGGCATCGGGACGGCACTCGCCACGGCCCTGGAGTCGACCGGTCTGCCCGTCATCGTGGCGGCGTTCGTGATCGCCGCCGCGCTACGGGTGGCCCAGGGGTCGGCGACGGTCGCCCTGACGACCTCGGCGGGGCTCGTCGCCCCCGCGGTGGAGGCCGCACCGGACACCTCGAGCGTCGAGCTGTCGCTCATCGTCATCGCCATCGCGTGCGGGTCCACCGTC is part of the Haloactinospora alba genome and encodes:
- a CDS encoding GntP family permease; the encoded protein is MEPMEPAYSTGPLLAITAAAIALLLVLVMKVRLHAFVSLTLVSLLVALATRVPLEDIADTLLSGFGETLANVGLLVGLGVMIGRMLEITGGAAVLSQRLISTFGQRRAPLALGVASLVFGLPIFFDAGFIVMLPIVFTVARRVGGSVLLYALPVAGAFAIMHAFVPPHPGPVAAAGLIGADMGTTMLVGLVLAVPTWYLGSYLYSRYAGHRFRIDPPEEVPDEQFDAHRPPRLLTVVSVLVLPMLLILCNTGTTTLVEAGTLDGGSPWVQALTLVGETPVALLITAITAMAILGYGRYSRGNVERIVNDALGPVCALLLITGAGGMFGGVLQASGIGTALATALESTGLPVIVAAFVIAAALRVAQGSATVALTTSAGLVAPAVEAAPDTSSVELSLIVIAIACGSTVLSHVNDSGFWLVGRFLRMDASTTLRTWTVMETLVGTVGFTLAFAVSLLV
- the manA gene encoding mannose-6-phosphate isomerase, class I, with amino-acid sequence MYRLNNYVRRYAWGSTTVLPRLLGEPPDGTPQAELWVGAHPSAPSSARTPDGPVPLDRVIAAQPERMLGKRAARSFEGRLPFLLKVLAAEAPLSLQAHPTAGQARTGYAAEEAAGVPADAEHRNYPDPRHKPEMLLALGRFEALCGFRAPEEVLGDLRGFQCELARVLRSDLASGDAPSGLRAALTRLLTLSPGHRNELVTAFTREWQRRGRGTHADVIPELARRYPGDAGAAAALLLRRVTLERGQALYLPAGNVHSYLGGTAVEVMANSDNVLRAGLTGKHVDPSELLRVVDFSARPVPYVPPSRGDGILEYRTPAPEVALSAMGPGTVDGRLTGGTPWGVLVLEGNVELRSRAGGVRLGGGGSAFVPAHEGEVRVAGEGYLVAATVCETEPAGQAAPAEGREASGREASGFGS
- a CDS encoding acyl-CoA dehydrogenase family protein gives rise to the protein MVDFALSDEQREIRDWVRTFVERELMPLENEVLRREREGAEPGLNAEERDRLQHTARKADFWGVQTPTEYGGMGLDAVTAALIEIELGRTFLSFRFGGEADNILYYANEEQRERYLLPTINGDRRSCFAITEPGAGSDAKAIRTRARKEGSQWVINGEKTFITHGHEADFAMVFAVTDPQLGANGGVTCFLVDREAGWTSEPIDTMGERRPASLIFDEVRVPEENVLGEVGQGFALAMRWIGKGRYLLPARALGGCERLLGKSIEYANTRETFGSPIADRQAIQWMIADSETEIEALRLLVLHAAWRADQSDDRGSRHSQSIAKLYGGVKANEIVDRVMQIHGGMGYTRELPIERWYRDLRLLRIFEGTDEIQRRTIARDLLTGNVAIGSSLG